In Oryza brachyantha chromosome 2, ObraRS2, whole genome shotgun sequence, a single window of DNA contains:
- the LOC102710847 gene encoding uncharacterized protein LOC102710847, whose protein sequence is MTDVQHTAAGHAARRVKLFRMPRRPAATAGPLVPAGGRKKRKMAVARLGGAGGRRRLFGAFRRLRIRWLAALYRRSLRRLRAYYANAVRDLLEGAAAMSTLRAQAAADCSFGTAFAPVVTVGY, encoded by the coding sequence ATGACGGATGTGCAGCACACGGCGGCCGGCCACGCCGCGAGGCGAGTCAAGCTGTTCCGgatgccgcggcggccggctgcGACTGCGGGGCCGCTGGTGCCGGCCGGTGGgcggaagaagaggaagatggcggtggcgaggctcggcggcgccggcgggaggaggcggctgtTCGGGGCGTTCCGGCGGCTGCGGATACGGTGGCTGGCGGCGCTGTACCGTCGCTCgctgcggcggctgcgcgCGTACTACGCCAACGCCGTCCGGGACCTCCtagagggcgcggcggccatgAGCACGCTGCGCGcgcaggccgccgccgactgcTCGTTCGGCACCGCGTTCGCGCCGGTGGTCACCGTCGGCTACTGA